In the Mycoplasmoides gallisepticum genome, one interval contains:
- a CDS encoding beta clamp domain-containing protein, producing MKFFTSKSSFLEAIKFSSNFSSDNNFEQLLKNLYIKIDNKECKIYSSNGQVSSIYKIEDDIDVEEEGEVIVNAKKLITIIQSIVSDNFTLAKLDNQLIIRAGKMQTSLNLEEDVSYPEIEIDDSNFSVIDVDSFLFAKSIKKVIHSTSFQTTKNSISSAINFQKEADDMNIWITGSDAIKLSSCYYKVNDTEDALKAKFNFSVNALSLSYVAAFLKDKDQLLLKISKKSDKVVLTNNKFVLYLRVENEPFPEFKKILNANKVVSSFVVDKDLISNNLHALTGVLSLSDQGKNNADANFEILKNTLRISTNSFDIASYNSEFDISEFQGEVKDINLNPFYLQEHIKMFESKDIEFKLLLQSAISGCILKVCEKNNDQFKLKFVQVLAPSSTN from the coding sequence ATGAAATTTTTTACTAGCAAAAGCTCATTTTTAGAAGCTATTAAGTTTTCAAGTAATTTTTCTTCAGACAACAACTTTGAACAATTACTGAAGAATCTTTATATTAAGATCGACAACAAAGAGTGCAAAATATACTCTAGTAATGGACAGGTTTCATCGATTTACAAAATTGAAGATGATATCGATGTTGAAGAAGAAGGTGAAGTAATTGTTAATGCAAAAAAACTTATAACGATTATTCAATCAATCGTGTCTGATAACTTTACACTTGCTAAACTTGATAATCAGTTAATTATCAGGGCTGGAAAAATGCAAACATCACTTAACCTTGAAGAAGATGTTTCTTATCCTGAAATTGAAATTGACGATTCTAACTTCAGTGTTATTGATGTAGACAGTTTTTTATTCGCAAAGAGCATTAAAAAAGTTATTCACTCAACTTCATTCCAAACTACAAAAAACTCTATTAGTTCAGCTATTAATTTTCAAAAGGAAGCAGATGACATGAACATCTGAATCACTGGGTCTGATGCGATTAAATTATCTAGCTGTTATTACAAAGTAAATGATACTGAAGATGCTCTTAAAGCTAAATTTAATTTTTCAGTTAACGCTCTTTCACTTTCTTATGTTGCAGCCTTTTTAAAAGACAAAGATCAATTACTGTTGAAGATTAGTAAAAAAAGCGACAAGGTTGTGCTAACAAATAATAAGTTCGTTTTATATCTAAGAGTGGAAAACGAACCCTTCCCTGAGTTTAAAAAAATTCTGAATGCAAACAAGGTTGTGAGTAGCTTTGTTGTAGATAAAGACCTTATCAGTAACAACCTCCATGCATTAACTGGGGTTTTATCTCTGTCAGATCAGGGTAAAAACAACGCTGATGCTAATTTTGAGATTCTGAAAAACACATTAAGAATAAGTACTAATTCATTTGATATCGCTTCTTACAACTCTGAATTTGATATTAGCGAATTTCAAGGAGAAGTTAAGGATATAAATCTTAATCCTTTTTATCTTCAAGAACATATCAAGATGTTCGAATCAAAGGATATAGAATTTAAGCTTTTATTACAATCAGCAATATCTGGTTGTATCTTGAAGGTGTGCGAAAA